A window of the Tunturibacter empetritectus genome harbors these coding sequences:
- a CDS encoding multiheme c-type cytochrome, with translation MPVLRPSLVTRFRPAVRHLFCVAAIAAVTLCYARSNTTPQVVTAPTSLTTQERMYASAFWPTKGDASASEYAGEAACAGCHADIASLQHQTPMYHAATPASLLSLHSPLKFQESTFSYAVQQTVSGTIYSVDSVSASGSHSDSRAVAWAFGNSETGQTYLLRQKDGYIESRLSYYTALNALDITVGHSGQLPSSLHDALGHELAFDTAQRCFACHTTASTLSNVFVPEKSVPGVTCEACHGPGAAHVVAAKTGKVRQTIASVINPASMSPADSVDFCGSCHRTFSDVAVFMPANLGAISVRFQPYRLEKSRCWGKTGDARITCIACHDPHRPLVRESAAYDHNCLACHNSGSAQQVRDHPPSTSNPIPSASGCKVATNNCVTCHMPKVEVPQTHASFTDHQIRIVRASIP, from the coding sequence TTGCCAGTCCTTAGACCGAGCTTAGTGACGCGGTTCCGGCCAGCGGTCCGCCATCTCTTTTGCGTCGCAGCCATCGCAGCGGTCACTCTCTGCTACGCCCGTTCCAACACGACTCCCCAAGTGGTTACTGCACCTACCAGCCTCACGACTCAGGAGCGTATGTACGCCTCTGCTTTTTGGCCTACCAAAGGCGACGCCTCCGCAAGCGAGTACGCGGGCGAGGCCGCCTGCGCGGGTTGCCACGCAGACATAGCCTCTCTTCAGCACCAGACCCCCATGTACCATGCGGCGACACCAGCCTCACTGCTCTCTCTCCACTCACCCTTGAAGTTTCAGGAGAGCACCTTCTCGTACGCAGTTCAACAGACCGTGAGTGGCACCATCTACTCGGTTGACTCCGTCTCAGCCTCCGGGTCTCATTCCGACTCCAGAGCCGTTGCCTGGGCTTTCGGCAATAGCGAGACCGGCCAGACCTATCTCCTCAGGCAAAAGGACGGCTACATCGAGTCACGCCTCAGCTACTACACCGCCCTGAACGCCCTCGACATCACCGTCGGCCACTCCGGACAGCTTCCTTCGAGCCTGCACGACGCTCTCGGTCACGAACTTGCATTCGATACCGCACAGCGTTGCTTCGCCTGCCACACTACCGCGTCCACTTTATCGAACGTCTTCGTTCCAGAAAAATCCGTCCCCGGCGTCACCTGTGAAGCCTGCCACGGCCCTGGCGCTGCGCATGTTGTCGCTGCCAAAACCGGAAAGGTTCGCCAGACCATCGCCTCCGTCATCAACCCCGCTTCCATGTCGCCTGCCGATTCTGTCGACTTTTGCGGCTCCTGTCACCGCACCTTCTCCGATGTCGCTGTCTTTATGCCAGCCAACCTCGGCGCGATCTCGGTCCGTTTTCAGCCCTACCGCCTGGAGAAGAGCCGTTGCTGGGGAAAGACCGGCGACGCACGTATCACCTGCATCGCCTGTCATGACCCCCACCGGCCGCTGGTCCGCGAGAGTGCAGCCTACGACCACAACTGTCTCGCTTGCCACAACTCAGGGTCGGCTCAACAGGTTCGCGATCATCCCCCTTCTACGTCCAATCCGATCCCATCCGCATCTGGGTGCAAGGTAGCCACCAACAACTGCGTCACCTGTCACATGCCAAAGGTTGAGGTTCCCCAAACCCACGCCTCTTTCACGGATCACCAGATTCGTATCGTGCGCGCAAGCATTCCTTGA
- a CDS encoding carboxypeptidase-like regulatory domain-containing protein, protein MKVFRSSGTVWIAFFSIFAVLTFVTVSPALVAQDLTTSATLTGTVTDTTGAVISGATVIVSGSDNGVSRAIKTEANGDFTVPLLPPGQYSLQVQMKGFKSYQQKGITLVAERSAHQDIRLPIGAESEQIEVTSQAPLLNTGDANLSSEITSKQVEDLPLNLRNVIALATLNSSVSNTSESQALGEGGTSGKADQDVSFLNFGGGFFGTSGYLIDGIWDTDSTWGAAIYVPSVEAVGEFKIQTNSFTAQNGFSTGNVINIQTKSGTSNFHGDVFEFIRNSDLDANNYFNNHNGSPRQQFRRNQFGVSAGGPLYIPGLYKQRDKTFIFGAYEGLRQGSPVNSTFTVPTAAMRTGDFSQLLTGALVTQTVNGTTTNVLDPFGNTIQVNQLFNPATGRVLTNGSVDATVGKQVSCPGGTATCYYRDPFQNNNVSSSINPVGAKLISYYPTPTNGNVSNNFFATASAPTTSNEFIVRVDHNFTDATRMYFRYANKHEQKTNSPTYYGASDPGGPGNIRPNNRYSIATGFSHIFNATTAISANAGFHRWNQGGLYQGYPFDQTTLGLPAALNNGSNQFPEIFVGNGGSSLGPVQGGFGAGIANVGSVSVDATKTFKQHDLSFGFIDVVLQNNGNGPANTQFSFQPDYTSQFLNTSPVGSAGYGFASLLIGTPDSGTNGNPTTLNAFHTAPQRHYIGFYGQDNFKVTKTVVLNLGLRYEFQPSFTERHNRQAYFDYTGINPIGNSVGLSLPGREVYSTSGNRGLNNLNLTNVAPRFGFTDQLNTHIVLRGGYGIFFPPSSFVGIQSSPGYSQATNYDASDNGGLTLKTNLSNPFPNGLLAPTGNALGPLTDVGFNASTGVHYNRHSPLLQQFSLGVQYAFTTNDVLTTSYVGNRGTHLLANYINRTQLDPSLVTAANNNNLVAMVPNPFYGVIKSSSCGLDAPTIQQAHLLQPFPQYCGVQENEPTIGDSYYNALLIDYNHRFHAGLNVLVSYTFSRFIDDTGGTADWAYRGNSNGYRNNYNPGFDRSVDGTDQTHSLVVNYIYELPVGKGKKFAGNAGRVTNAVIGGWQVSGITTIKTGLPLSITGNNNSNYFGGNQHAQQIADPHVSHPGIGSNTVPGTGTWFNTAAFENAPAYTPGNTPRYISRLRSPGYDNWDASLQKVWQLHDTINLQFRSEFYNLPNHANFFTPDTGVDDGVGKFGYITQAFDARSIQFALKVIW, encoded by the coding sequence ATGAAAGTTTTTCGCTCTTCAGGCACGGTCTGGATTGCCTTTTTCTCAATTTTTGCAGTTCTCACGTTCGTCACCGTGTCGCCTGCTCTCGTTGCTCAGGACCTCACCACTTCAGCGACCCTGACCGGGACTGTCACTGACACCACCGGCGCGGTCATCTCAGGGGCGACCGTCATCGTCTCGGGATCCGACAACGGTGTCTCCCGTGCGATCAAGACGGAGGCCAACGGCGACTTTACTGTCCCGCTGCTGCCGCCAGGACAGTACAGCCTGCAGGTTCAAATGAAGGGCTTCAAATCCTATCAGCAAAAGGGGATTACCCTCGTCGCGGAGCGCTCAGCCCATCAGGACATCCGGCTTCCTATTGGTGCCGAAAGTGAGCAGATCGAAGTCACCAGCCAGGCGCCGCTGCTGAACACCGGCGACGCTAACCTTTCCTCCGAGATCACCTCGAAGCAAGTCGAGGATCTCCCGCTCAACCTTCGGAACGTCATCGCTCTTGCGACCCTCAACTCCTCTGTTTCGAACACCTCGGAGAGTCAGGCGCTCGGCGAAGGCGGAACCTCCGGCAAGGCCGACCAGGACGTCTCCTTCCTCAACTTCGGCGGAGGTTTTTTTGGCACCTCAGGATATCTGATTGACGGCATCTGGGATACGGATAGCACCTGGGGCGCTGCCATCTACGTGCCTTCTGTCGAGGCCGTCGGCGAGTTCAAGATCCAAACCAACTCCTTCACCGCCCAGAACGGATTCAGCACCGGCAACGTCATCAATATCCAGACCAAGTCCGGCACCAGCAACTTTCATGGCGACGTCTTTGAGTTCATCCGGAACTCCGACCTGGACGCCAACAACTACTTCAACAACCATAACGGCAGCCCGAGACAACAATTCAGGCGCAACCAGTTTGGAGTCTCCGCCGGCGGACCGCTCTACATTCCCGGACTCTACAAGCAGCGCGACAAGACCTTCATCTTTGGCGCATACGAGGGGCTGCGTCAAGGGTCCCCGGTTAACAGCACCTTTACCGTTCCGACTGCCGCCATGCGGACAGGCGACTTCTCGCAACTGTTGACGGGAGCGCTGGTCACGCAAACAGTAAACGGCACGACCACCAATGTTCTCGATCCTTTTGGCAACACCATCCAGGTGAACCAGCTCTTTAATCCCGCAACCGGACGAGTTTTAACCAACGGAAGCGTCGACGCGACGGTCGGCAAGCAGGTTAGCTGCCCCGGTGGAACGGCGACCTGCTACTACCGCGATCCCTTCCAGAACAACAACGTTTCTTCATCGATTAACCCGGTCGGCGCAAAGCTCATCTCGTACTACCCCACACCGACCAACGGCAACGTAAGCAACAACTTCTTTGCGACCGCCTCCGCCCCGACCACCTCGAACGAGTTCATCGTCCGGGTAGACCACAACTTCACCGATGCCACCCGCATGTACTTCCGCTACGCGAACAAGCACGAGCAGAAGACAAACTCGCCTACTTACTATGGCGCGAGTGATCCCGGCGGTCCAGGCAACATCCGTCCCAACAACCGCTACAGCATCGCCACCGGCTTCAGCCATATCTTCAATGCGACCACCGCGATCAGCGCAAACGCTGGGTTCCATCGCTGGAACCAGGGCGGCCTATACCAAGGCTACCCATTCGACCAGACAACCCTTGGACTGCCGGCGGCCCTCAACAACGGTTCGAACCAGTTCCCTGAGATCTTTGTCGGCAACGGAGGCTCTTCGCTTGGACCCGTCCAAGGCGGATTCGGAGCCGGCATCGCGAATGTCGGCAGCGTGAGCGTGGACGCAACCAAGACGTTCAAGCAGCATGACCTCTCCTTCGGCTTTATCGACGTCGTCCTGCAGAACAACGGCAATGGTCCTGCAAATACTCAGTTCAGCTTTCAGCCGGACTACACTTCGCAGTTTCTGAACACGAGCCCGGTTGGTTCTGCAGGCTATGGATTTGCGTCGCTGCTGATCGGAACGCCAGACAGCGGAACGAACGGTAACCCTACCACCCTTAACGCCTTCCATACCGCCCCCCAGAGGCACTACATCGGCTTTTACGGTCAAGATAATTTCAAGGTAACGAAGACAGTCGTTCTCAACCTCGGACTGCGTTACGAGTTTCAGCCTTCGTTCACGGAGCGGCATAACCGTCAGGCCTACTTCGACTACACCGGCATCAACCCCATCGGCAACTCGGTTGGACTCTCCCTTCCCGGACGAGAGGTGTATAGCACCTCTGGCAACCGCGGCCTGAACAATCTGAATCTGACCAACGTCGCGCCGCGCTTCGGCTTTACCGACCAGCTCAACACGCACATTGTGTTGCGCGGCGGGTACGGGATATTCTTTCCTCCATCCTCCTTCGTTGGTATCCAGTCCAGCCCCGGATATAGCCAGGCGACAAACTACGACGCCAGCGATAATGGTGGTCTCACCCTCAAAACGAACCTCAGCAATCCCTTCCCCAATGGGTTGCTGGCGCCTACCGGCAACGCGCTCGGACCTTTGACCGACGTAGGGTTTAACGCAAGCACCGGGGTTCACTACAACCGCCATTCTCCCCTCCTGCAGCAGTTCTCGCTGGGAGTGCAGTATGCGTTCACAACAAACGACGTGCTGACGACGAGCTACGTTGGCAACCGCGGAACCCACCTGCTCGCCAACTACATCAACCGCACACAGCTGGATCCTTCGCTGGTTACGGCGGCGAACAATAACAATCTGGTCGCCATGGTGCCCAATCCGTTCTATGGCGTCATCAAGTCCAGCTCCTGCGGCCTCGATGCTCCCACCATTCAGCAGGCCCATCTGCTTCAGCCATTCCCGCAGTACTGCGGCGTGCAGGAGAACGAGCCTACCATCGGCGATTCGTACTACAACGCGCTCTTGATCGACTACAATCATCGCTTCCATGCGGGATTGAATGTCCTCGTCTCGTACACCTTTTCAAGATTCATCGATGACACCGGCGGAACGGCCGACTGGGCCTATCGGGGTAACTCGAACGGCTATCGGAACAACTACAATCCGGGATTCGACAGGTCTGTCGACGGAACCGACCAGACCCACAGTCTGGTGGTGAACTACATCTACGAGCTCCCTGTCGGTAAAGGTAAGAAGTTTGCCGGCAACGCTGGCCGGGTTACCAACGCAGTGATTGGCGGATGGCAGGTATCAGGCATCACCACGATCAAGACGGGACTCCCGCTCAGCATCACCGGCAACAACAACTCCAACTACTTCGGCGGCAATCAGCATGCGCAACAGATCGCGGACCCCCATGTCTCTCACCCCGGCATAGGAAGCAATACCGTTCCTGGCACCGGCACTTGGTTCAACACTGCAGCGTTCGAGAATGCTCCCGCGTATACCCCTGGCAATACCCCTCGGTATATCTCCCGCCTGCGTTCCCCTGGTTATGATAATTGGGACGCATCGCTACAGAAGGTCTGGCAGCTCCACGACACCATCAACCTCCAGTTCCGGTCGGAGTTTTACAACCTGCCGAATCACGCGAATTTCTTTACTCCCGATACTGGCGTGGACGACGGTGTCGGAAAGTTTGGTTATATAACCCAGGCATTCGACGCCAGATCCATCCAATTCGCTCTGAAGGTGATCTGGTAG
- a CDS encoding tetratricopeptide repeat protein, which translates to MRLSQLVRRVAFSLSLFAGVLCACPLRGQAQDLDGLLERARAAQSSGEYAEAAAIYARATTLAPATPELWSNRGVMEYLAGEIGPSVISLKHALRLRPTLYIPMLFLGKGYIQSGKPELAVPYLNKAHTLQPSDPEVLLTLAKANAVLNKPREAESAYATAARLTPDNPAAWLGLGTASLNVIAADGQDLATIQPQSVWARALFADELLAQGRPLEAVDTYNRALAKATPAQHATLARTVSWLESHPDLFPIPANSQTALQKLDEQLSSALNKASLAACDATAALLDAAACAFWAGDYEHSAAQADEALKRSPQEPQALYWSIKSNERMAVAALARFEDLAPHSAASFDMVGDLYRDQRQMDSALGEYRKALEVDPHDPGALLGSVVADIGTSRLDEAAATDRLALADRPQDPQLNLLMAEILAANFHYVEARPYLAKCAAGPPEMQPRVHLLLAHADAKEGSIEAAIREYQLALPGDQDGSIHFQLSRLYRKTGNVVLAQKAEDQAKALIAQRRANANIEMREMTGGSSLQ; encoded by the coding sequence ATGCGGCTGTCTCAACTTGTTCGGCGTGTTGCGTTCTCGTTGTCGCTCTTCGCCGGTGTGCTTTGTGCCTGTCCCTTGCGCGGCCAGGCACAAGATCTCGACGGACTGCTTGAGAGGGCGCGCGCCGCTCAGTCTTCCGGAGAGTACGCTGAAGCTGCGGCCATCTACGCTCGCGCCACAACTCTCGCTCCTGCCACGCCTGAGCTGTGGTCTAACCGCGGCGTCATGGAGTATCTAGCCGGCGAGATTGGCCCTTCCGTCATCAGTCTGAAGCACGCTCTGCGGCTGAGACCGACCCTCTATATTCCCATGCTCTTTCTCGGCAAGGGGTATATCCAGTCCGGCAAGCCCGAATTGGCCGTGCCCTATCTCAACAAAGCGCACACCCTTCAGCCCAGCGATCCCGAAGTCCTTCTCACTCTCGCCAAAGCCAACGCTGTCCTGAACAAACCCCGCGAGGCAGAGTCTGCCTATGCCACTGCCGCCCGCCTCACTCCAGATAACCCGGCCGCATGGCTCGGCCTCGGCACCGCGTCGCTCAACGTCATCGCCGCCGATGGCCAGGACTTAGCCACGATCCAGCCGCAATCTGTTTGGGCCCGCGCGCTCTTCGCCGACGAGCTCCTCGCCCAGGGCCGTCCTCTTGAAGCCGTAGACACCTACAACCGCGCGCTCGCCAAAGCCACTCCTGCCCAGCACGCTACGCTTGCCCGCACAGTAAGCTGGCTTGAATCGCACCCCGATCTCTTTCCTATTCCCGCAAACTCGCAAACTGCCTTGCAGAAGCTCGACGAGCAACTCAGCTCTGCCCTCAATAAAGCGTCATTGGCCGCCTGCGATGCTACTGCCGCTCTGCTCGACGCAGCAGCCTGCGCCTTCTGGGCAGGCGACTACGAACACAGCGCCGCGCAGGCAGACGAAGCTCTGAAGCGTTCCCCGCAAGAACCCCAAGCCCTCTACTGGTCCATCAAATCGAATGAGCGCATGGCCGTAGCCGCCCTCGCTCGCTTTGAAGATCTCGCCCCGCACTCCGCCGCCAGCTTCGACATGGTGGGCGACCTCTACCGTGACCAGCGTCAGATGGATAGTGCCCTCGGCGAATACCGGAAGGCCCTCGAAGTTGATCCCCACGACCCCGGGGCTCTTCTCGGCTCAGTCGTCGCTGACATTGGCACGAGCCGGCTCGACGAAGCCGCCGCTACCGACAGGCTCGCTCTCGCCGACCGCCCGCAGGACCCGCAATTAAACCTCCTCATGGCCGAAATCCTGGCTGCCAACTTCCACTACGTCGAAGCCCGGCCCTATCTCGCGAAGTGCGCTGCCGGACCCCCCGAGATGCAGCCCCGAGTCCACCTCCTGCTCGCCCACGCCGACGCCAAGGAAGGCAGCATTGAGGCTGCCATACGGGAGTATCAACTCGCTCTTCCCGGAGATCAGGACGGCAGCATCCACTTTCAGCTCTCACGTCTTTACCGCAAGACCGGCAACGTCGTCCTCGCTCAGAAGGCAGAAGACCAGGCTAAGGCTCTCATCGCGCAACGCCGAGCGAACGCCAACATCGAAATGCGCGAGATGACTGGCGGATCTTCCTTGCAGTGA
- a CDS encoding FG-GAP-like repeat-containing protein, which translates to MTENVHPTSDLPDPASSTWFSRRSFVRSGGIVLALRAAKLRAALLLPPPPLSPPCLVTSRTLYPLLLERFISKLDPAADIFVCEQYAVDIIEVLDSWVASIYAETSVIGAIRTHLAESLIACSMAQFQTVPLRNSGALHIERRSFQVSQSSSPEKFLAELAIYLAPFAKIETLELDLCDIRIATTSPLTIDTDIRYNFVGKTHDGAREQRVGAWKLVWAREDAAEWKITHWAADPELRSRLTGPGFTEITGRCLSPSTQLSLGIDACRTALDGATGIDVYGNHGIAVGDIDASGYDSLYVCQPAGLPNRLYHNRGDGTFEDITEASGTGILDGTASALLADFRNRGRQDLLVVRTGGVLLFENLGNGRFEPRPDAFHFGRLPQGTFTSAAIVDYNRDGLLDVYLCTYSYYKGLNHHQFPAPYYDAQNGPPNFLFRNRGDGTFEDVTVSSGMDQNNNRFSFAAAWCDYDNDGWPDLYVANDFGRKNLYRNNGDGTFTDIAAKAGVEDYGPGMSVCWIDHDNDGLQDLYVANMWLAEGNRITADDQFLPGVDSTIRALYRKHNAGNSLYRNNGDGSFADRTTHAGSAKCGWSWSSASWDFDNNGWADLYVANGFVSSPNHYDLQSFFWRQVAQRSATSAGASPEYELAWNAINELLRSGYSWSGYQRNVFFANNRDGTFSEVSGAVGLDLIDDARAFSLSDFDHDGRLEVVLKNRTGPQLRLLRNDLEDIGNSIVLRLTGHTSNRDAIGATVTIESGAQRQTKFISAGSGFASQHTKELSFGLGSASGPISISICWPTGNVDRYDGLPIDHRIQIDEGTPTFKAEPYRSIPSHTASAPPPSQLSAQVDTRLATWLIAPLFGPALKLPDSTGDIHQLSDLKGRKVLLTFLGADCTAKQDSRRQLEHLTQASAAFTSANLALFVVSASSDKELSATAFATSAFPIHIATESELGPWNIQYRYLFDRRRDMPLPVSFLLDVQGAIVRVYTGLVAAQEVITDANSAPRTSDEFLAHAMPFPGPYYGAPMQHDYLTFGIAFSEYGHEEAAQFAFLRAIDADPNNQLAWFNLGTIFLNRKLYPEARKYLTEATRLNPQDSDAWNNLGTVSGSEQRYDEALDEFRRAAVINPHHANAIENMMRIYQFQNRAAEAQRILEELIATAPGVAQLHLDLSVTLVAQNDLKHAREELETTIRLDPRNPDAINNLGAVLLRLGLTDQALEQFERCRRLAPDFDRAAINAAALYNRAGQRDRSREILTTFLTRHPGNAAVQSALDRMGTP; encoded by the coding sequence ATGACCGAAAACGTACATCCCACCTCGGACCTTCCCGATCCCGCCTCTTCGACGTGGTTCTCCCGCCGATCGTTCGTTCGCTCCGGAGGTATCGTTCTCGCGCTGCGTGCGGCCAAACTCCGCGCAGCGCTGTTGCTTCCGCCGCCACCTCTATCTCCCCCATGCCTGGTAACCTCGCGAACGCTCTACCCTCTGCTGCTCGAACGCTTCATCTCCAAACTCGATCCTGCAGCAGACATCTTTGTCTGTGAGCAATATGCTGTCGACATTATTGAAGTGCTGGATTCATGGGTCGCCTCAATATATGCCGAGACATCTGTAATCGGTGCAATACGCACTCATCTCGCGGAATCGCTCATAGCCTGCTCGATGGCTCAATTCCAAACGGTCCCACTTCGCAACTCCGGCGCGCTTCACATCGAGCGCCGCAGCTTCCAAGTCTCGCAAAGCAGCAGCCCAGAGAAATTCCTCGCCGAACTGGCCATATACCTCGCTCCCTTCGCCAAGATTGAAACCCTTGAGCTCGACCTCTGCGACATCCGCATCGCAACGACCTCTCCGCTAACCATCGACACGGACATCCGCTACAACTTTGTCGGAAAAACACACGATGGCGCACGCGAACAACGGGTTGGAGCGTGGAAGCTAGTGTGGGCAAGAGAAGACGCTGCCGAGTGGAAGATCACGCACTGGGCTGCCGATCCCGAACTCCGAAGCCGCCTTACTGGCCCCGGCTTCACCGAGATCACAGGCCGCTGCCTCTCCCCGAGCACACAGTTGTCGCTTGGTATCGACGCATGTCGCACCGCGCTCGACGGTGCTACCGGCATCGACGTCTATGGAAACCACGGCATCGCCGTCGGTGACATTGACGCAAGCGGATACGACAGCCTCTACGTCTGCCAGCCCGCCGGTCTTCCTAACCGCCTCTATCACAACCGAGGCGATGGCACCTTTGAAGACATCACCGAAGCCTCCGGCACCGGCATCCTCGACGGCACCGCCTCTGCACTCCTCGCAGATTTCCGAAACCGTGGGCGGCAGGACCTCCTCGTCGTCCGCACCGGCGGCGTCCTTCTCTTCGAGAACCTGGGCAATGGCCGCTTCGAACCCCGCCCTGATGCCTTCCACTTCGGCCGGCTGCCGCAAGGCACCTTTACCAGCGCGGCGATTGTGGACTACAACCGCGATGGCCTCCTCGATGTCTATCTCTGCACTTACAGTTACTACAAGGGCCTGAACCATCACCAGTTTCCCGCGCCTTACTATGACGCGCAGAATGGGCCGCCAAACTTCCTCTTCCGCAACCGCGGTGACGGAACCTTCGAAGACGTCACTGTCTCAAGCGGCATGGACCAGAACAATAACCGCTTTAGCTTCGCCGCCGCCTGGTGCGATTACGACAACGATGGTTGGCCCGATCTGTATGTCGCCAACGACTTCGGCCGCAAGAATCTTTACCGCAACAACGGCGACGGCACCTTCACCGACATCGCCGCCAAAGCAGGGGTCGAAGATTACGGGCCAGGCATGAGTGTTTGCTGGATCGACCACGACAATGATGGTCTTCAGGACCTCTACGTTGCCAATATGTGGCTCGCCGAAGGCAACCGCATCACCGCCGACGATCAGTTCCTTCCCGGCGTCGATTCCACTATCCGCGCGCTCTATCGCAAGCACAACGCCGGCAACTCGCTCTATCGCAACAACGGCGATGGCAGCTTTGCCGACCGGACCACCCATGCCGGATCGGCCAAGTGCGGCTGGTCATGGTCGAGCGCATCATGGGACTTCGACAACAATGGCTGGGCGGATCTCTACGTCGCCAACGGCTTTGTCTCCAGTCCCAACCACTATGACCTACAGAGCTTCTTCTGGCGGCAGGTCGCGCAACGCTCCGCTACCTCCGCCGGAGCATCGCCCGAGTACGAACTCGCCTGGAACGCCATCAACGAGCTTCTCCGCTCGGGCTACTCCTGGAGTGGTTACCAGCGCAACGTCTTCTTCGCCAACAACCGTGATGGCACGTTCTCGGAGGTCTCCGGCGCGGTCGGTCTCGACCTCATCGACGACGCTCGCGCCTTCTCGCTCAGCGACTTCGACCACGACGGCCGCCTCGAAGTGGTCCTCAAAAACCGCACAGGCCCACAGCTGCGCCTACTCCGCAACGACCTCGAAGACATCGGCAACTCGATCGTCCTTCGCCTCACCGGACACACCAGCAACCGCGACGCAATCGGCGCGACCGTCACTATCGAGTCCGGCGCGCAACGCCAGACTAAGTTCATCTCCGCAGGCAGCGGCTTCGCCTCGCAGCACACGAAGGAACTGTCCTTCGGCCTCGGCAGCGCATCGGGACCGATCTCCATCTCCATCTGCTGGCCCACCGGCAACGTCGATCGCTACGACGGCCTCCCAATCGACCATCGCATTCAGATCGATGAAGGCACGCCAACCTTCAAAGCAGAACCCTATCGATCCATTCCATCGCACACCGCCTCTGCTCCGCCTCCCTCGCAGCTATCCGCACAAGTTGATACGAGGCTGGCCACATGGTTGATCGCCCCGCTCTTCGGCCCCGCCCTCAAGCTTCCCGACAGCACCGGCGATATCCATCAACTCAGCGATCTCAAGGGAAGGAAAGTCCTCCTCACCTTCCTCGGCGCGGATTGCACCGCGAAACAAGACAGCCGCAGACAGCTCGAACACCTCACGCAAGCCTCTGCGGCATTCACTAGTGCTAACCTCGCGCTCTTCGTTGTCTCCGCATCTTCCGATAAAGAGCTATCCGCAACCGCCTTCGCAACCTCCGCATTCCCCATCCACATCGCCACTGAAAGCGAACTCGGCCCCTGGAACATCCAGTACCGATACCTCTTCGATCGCCGCCGCGACATGCCCTTGCCCGTCTCCTTCCTCCTCGACGTGCAGGGCGCGATCGTCCGCGTCTACACCGGCCTCGTCGCCGCGCAGGAAGTCATCACCGACGCCAACTCCGCGCCGCGCACGTCTGACGAGTTCCTCGCTCATGCCATGCCGTTTCCCGGCCCCTACTACGGCGCTCCCATGCAGCACGACTACCTCACCTTCGGCATCGCCTTCTCCGAGTACGGCCATGAGGAAGCCGCCCAGTTCGCCTTCCTCCGCGCCATCGACGCCGATCCCAACAACCAGCTTGCCTGGTTCAACCTCGGCACCATCTTCCTCAACCGCAAGCTCTACCCCGAGGCCCGCAAGTATCTCACCGAAGCGACGCGCCTCAACCCGCAAGACTCAGACGCCTGGAACAACCTCGGCACAGTCTCTGGCTCCGAGCAGAGGTATGACGAGGCTCTCGATGAGTTCCGCCGCGCCGCGGTCATCAATCCGCACCACGCCAACGCGATCGAAAACATGATGCGCATATACCAGTTTCAGAACCGCGCCGCCGAAGCCCAGAGGATCCTTGAAGAGCTGATCGCCACCGCGCCTGGCGTCGCCCAGCTTCATCTCGACCTCTCCGTGACACTGGTCGCGCAGAACGACTTGAAGCACGCCCGCGAAGAACTCGAAACCACAATCCGTCTTGACCCTCGCAACCCCGACGCTATCAATAATCTCGGCGCCGTCCTGCTCCGCCTCGGCCTGACCGACCAAGCGCTGGAGCAGTTCGAGCGCTGCCGCCGGCTCGCTCCGGACTTTGACCGCGCCGCGATCAACGCCGCGGCCCTCTACAACCGCGCCGGCCAGCGCGATCGTTCCCGCGAGATCCTTACTACCTTCCTTACCCGCCATCCGGGCAACGCCGCCGTGCAATCCGCGCTCGACAGGATGGGAACGCCATGA